The DNA sequence tctgtgtggaccacagcatgcctggacacttgttcgaggggaactccagcccgcaggaacgaaggatccgaccacttggtgagggtgcgatggcagttcggtgtcacggggacacggaacgtaccgcgctgccacgcccatctcgggatccggccgcggagccagtgttgaagcggcctcatatgaagcaatccgagcggcgtgactgcggctgcggatgccatatgccccaggagcctctgaaagagtttcagtggggccgctgtcctgcgcttgagcgtactcaggcaggtcaacactgactggacgcgctcctcggtgaggcgcgcagtccgggcgaccgaatccagttccataccgagataagagatcctctgcccgggggagagtttgctcttgtcccagttgacccgaagacccaaccgactgaggtgagctaacaccatgtccctgtgttcgcacaactgctcccgtgagctggccaggatgagccagtcgtcgaggtagttgaggatgcgaacgccctgttccttgagcggaacaatggccgcctccgcaaccttcgtgaagacgcggggcgacagggccagcccgaagggtaggactttgtactgatatgcccgaccctcgaacgcaaaccgtaggaagggtctgtgacgaggcagaatcgagacatgaaagtacgcgtccttcaggtcgatcgctgcaaaccaatcctggggacggacgcattcgaaaatgcgcttctgcgtaagcatcttgaacggcagcctgtgaagggaccggttcaggacacgcagatccaggattggccgtagcccaccgcccttctttggtacaatgaagtaggggctgtagaaccctgacttcatatcggctggagggaccggctcgattgcatccttcgccaggaggacagcaatctccgcccggagaacaggtgcattgtccagggacacctgagtgtagtggacacccctgaagaccGGGGGACTTTTTATGTTCCCTTGTATTTGTTGGATGCTTATTCCAAgcaaaattaacttattttctaaaagcattttaacaaacatttcacttttaaacttttattctCTAAATATTCTCAAAAGTGTTtagaatgtaataaaattaacaaacttACAGTTCAAACACCAAGCCTCACACTGTCCAAATGAAATTAAAGTAAATGTTCTCTCAGATCTTTAACACCCATAAAGGTAGAACATGTTCCCGTGGCTGAGATCCTGCCTTACTGGATGTGCAGCTTTAAATTTGGAGACACCCTCATGAATGAAGCTGACGTATGTTAGAGCACAGGACAGGAGatgaaatgtaaatgtcaaaaaGAGCTTTAGAAAACAAAATCTTAAGATTTCTTCATTATACATTCAAGTACTGAACATAGAAAAGAAATGGGTTACTAAAATTGTTCCAGTTTAAAAGCAACCTCTGTTTCTAGAATCTTttacacaataaatacaaatattattttattaaatgtatcaaATCACATAAGTCCTAAAGGTTTTATTTTGGAAAATCCTTAAgttgatttcaaaacacaagaaGAGAAACGTTTGGATCTCAGAGCTGATCTCAGAGCGGCTTTACCTTTATTTGTGATGCCACAATCATACAGCCTAAagagagaacaatgacacatcactgtaaaaaatgaatcattggTCTTgtaattttcaacaaaaaattaaGGTGATAATTAAAAACagtgtgtatattttattaataaaattgtggTTCAGTGTTGTATAGAAAATATTGAgaacatttcaaataataaaattaagagaTACATtttcgtatttttttttttttttttttttttttaaggaaacgTACACAGTTTTGAGGCTTGAATTAAGGAACCAATTAAGCTAATAAAATTAAGGAAAGAAGGATACCTATTTAATTTAAGAGAATTAGCTCAATTATGTGGTTTTATTTAGACATATGGCTGGAAATGGagagtaaatatttaaattaagtgttattttatgtgtttttgagtgAAGGGAAATATCTAttgatgtttaatgttcagttatgttgacatttaaaagagtttctgttataTTGAAGTTTTGATCATTACCATTGTGCAGAAGAGTATAGCGCATGGTTAGGTTGTGAATAACTGCAGGAAATAATACTTTAAAACATGTTGCTTTGTTCAGTGAGCAATAACTTTGCTATTGCCAGTGCAGTAACAAGTTTGTTCCTAGTTGTGCTGTGCTAGCAGCATACAGACTTTTAATTGTACATCATAACTCAAATTTCAAAGCAAAtttcactaaaaatattaaattaattgtgtcatagactaaataatttcagagattttacatgatttattcAAGTAGATTCCATTAAAGAAATCCAGCCTtaaaaactacttaaaaatATTATGTGTAATATTGTTACCATCATTTTTTAAGTAAACAGCATATAACATTTCAAGTGCAGGTGAACATCACAATTCAATCATGAAAATGTAGTAAGTTGATGAAAGACACAATAGAATAAAAATGAAGTACAAAAGCCATCTCATCCTTACGaaaaagtttattcaagtgtaaTATTAGTATATAAGAacgtatactttcagtctactttttatatacttttcagaaatatacttaaaattgtacttaagtatacttgacttactGACAGACTGTTTAAGTAGGCCTACActtgtactcaatcttttgactgagatatacttaaaagtataattaagtattctaagtatacttggcttgtagttaTCTTTTGATtaagtagcctattaaatacttttttcacatagttttacatcctgtcttataaacttacattgttataaaatattgatttataaagaaaacaggtATATTCCTAATTCAGACTatttgaatttttgtgtaggctagtccACTTGTAGTGTACATAGGAAACTCAAATCTACTTTACTCTTTCCCTGcaattgactgaattttcaggctatcagtgttttcactgttatacgatagggggcgctattacataTTTTCTGAAAGAGgacagaatctccggatcaaaattgatattagtatacttactacataaagtatacttaaaaatatacttaaacaTTACTTAGTacataaaatgaacttgaagtatatGTCTTTTTCATAAGGTTACCTAGTCTACTCTAGTGACTTTTTGAAAAGACTGATTTCTTTGTGAATTAACTAGGAAGCTACAGTTTGTCACATTACATTACAGGgcataaaaaattatttgtgatACGAGTTTAAAAGCTGAGAGATTTTTCTTTGTGCtaataatgtattttcataAACAAGTCTTTGCTAATGCTGAATAATATTATGTCAtgtttatataatacatttttaaaaagtagtagTTTAAGTACGATTTTTCAGTGCCCTTTCATACCCTTTCACCCCTGCCTTGGCTTAAAGGCAcagctttaattttattttcactttcaaTATAATGAGCACATTTGTGATTCTCTAGGCAAACTTACCAAAGTGAATTCAGTACACACTGAGGATTCTGTACAACGCCATACAGAGGCTTAATCCCTGAGTCACTTAGAAGATTTTTAGACAGATTCAGATCtatcaggtgtgaggggtttgatgtCATGGTTGAATCAACGTTGAATTGCGTTTCGATTTTGCAAATTGGATCAACGTTGATATTGTGACGTTGTTTCAGCGTTGAAATTGCAACGTTGTTTCACAGTTGATATCGCGACGTGGTTTCACCGTCTTATGGTTGAATTAAGGTCTTTGTGAATTCACATGCATTTTCTAGCGCAAAGTTTGCACAatgcttgtgtgatatccactgACTTGCCTTCATGGTTTAAAACGCAAACAATTCCAATATTGTGATGTGCCATTTGTCTTTATCAACAATTGCTCGCAAAATGGACAACGATTCACATTTTGTGCACGTCATATCCCGTAATAAAATtgtgtaaattattaaataaattataatttattaataataaaataaaataaaataaaaataacacataAGCCCCCCCTAAAGACAGGCCTTAACCTCACTGGTTCCAAACGTCTATGTGTGTTGATCAGTGTTTTGCCTTGATTAAAGTGAAGCaagaataaaaagaataaaggCTTAAATGTGTGCATCATACAAAGCAAAAGTGTCAGCCCAGAAAACTTTGCATACATGAATTGTAATGATGAATTTCATGGTATCTTTATGTCCCTTTTACATCTTGAAAGATTTGgactccattgactttcattgcatgGGGAAAAACAGTtgattcaaaatatcttattttgtgttctgcagaggtaatatagtaatataattttggaatgacatgtggGTTAGtcaatgacagaattctcatttttcggtgaactatcaATTAAGGAATAGACAAGGAATAGTCATTACTACTGGGTCATTGCAAGTTTTTAAGCATTTACCATCTATATACTGAATGTTGATACTGCTACTTACTGAGCCGATCTAGATGCTTTAACCACATGTTGCAAATTCAGAAGAACTTAATTTGCTGTATTTTGTGGACCAGTGTACTTTTTCAACCCAAACTCATCCAACCAACCCTGCCCTGAAGAAAGCAATACAAATGCTAAAGCTGACCATTGTGAAGGTGAGAGTTTGGTGCCCCTTTGACTTCCAGAGCTCATGTAGTGTTGGATTTCCTCTTCTAGTGATCGATCACCTAACTCGTTCAGACAGTGGAACAGATTGaatgatttttctgaagaagGACACTCCTGGATTTTCTTCTTGATGTACTTAATTGTTTCCTCTGTGCAATGAGAGTGACATTTTGTCTTTGTCAGTATGCTTTGCAAGAGAGTCTGATTGGATTCCAATGAGAGACCCAGAAGAAAGCGAAGAAAAAGATCCAAATGTCCAGATTTGCTCTTCAGGGCTTCATTCACAGCTCTCTGATGCACTTCGTGTAAGAATTCGACCCTGGGTAAAGTTTGACCTAGTACCAAAACTTTAAACGTGGTCAGAAATTTAGAGATCAGAAACAGATCAGAATTAATGAAGtcaaatgcattttcttttGAGCTCATAAAGGTTATGTGCACATATAGAGCTGCAAGATGTTCTTGAACGCTCAGATGGATAAAGCAGTAGATTTTCCCCTGCATCCCAAACTCCTCTTTGAAGATCTGATTGCACAAtcctgagtacactgatgcttcTCTCTCAATTATTCCACATTTCCACAGATCTTCCTGGTAGAAGATCAGATTGCCTTTCACAAGCTGCTGAAAAGCCAATTTCCCAAGTCTGAGTACCATGTCTTTATCTTTTACTTTCTTCTCATAGACCTTCTCACGTATAAAGTTAATCTGAaggatcaggaagtgtgtgtacatttgagtgAGAGTCTTGGGAATCTCTCCACTCTCTGCTCCACACAACATCTTCTCTAGGACAGtggctgagatccagcagaacactgggatgtggcacatgatgtagAGGCTCCTCGATGACTTCAGGTGTGAGATGATTTTATTGGCCAGACTCTAATCtctgattctcttcctgaagtaTTCCTCCTTCTGTGGGTCACTGAAGCCTTGTACCTCTGTCACTCGATCAACACACTCAGAGGGGATGAGatcagctgctgctggtctggaggtgtCGACAGACGACACTCATCTAAACCATCAAAGATGAAAATGATTTTACCTTCATTTGGAGAGATTTCCAGTTGTTTTGTGCCCATGGAAAACTGTAGAAGACCTTTAAGACTGAATATTTTGTACTTCAGCAAATTGAGCTCTCTGAAAGGAAGTGGATATATAAGGTGGACGTCCTGATTTGCtttcccttcagcccagtccagaatgaacttctgcacagacACAGTTTTTCCAACTCCAGCGATTCCTTCAGTCAGCACAGTTCTGATGGATAGGTCTTGTCCAAGTAAAAGTTTAAAGATGTTATTGCAGTTGATTGGTCTGTCCTCTGTAATTGCTCTCCTAAACAGTGTTTCAATCTGCATGATCTCATGTTGATTATTGACCCCTCCACCTAAAACTTCAGTGATGTAGAGCTCAGTGTAGATCTTATTGAGGAGGGTTGGGTTTTCATGCATAGCTGCTCCTTCATAGAATCTCTGGAATTTGTTGACTCCCATGACAATGCAATATGAGATTAACCAAATTCACCGTCAAGAACTCTTTTAAGATCTTACACATTTCCTGAAGAATTGTCTTTAATGTTACAATATGGAATCCACTCCTTGGACGCATCTCTTTTCGTTCTCATGTGGCTGACATCTAATGACTCTGATTCATCTAATCTCTCCTGGTGGATTCCACTTCtagtaaaacagaaaacaaaaaatatagagaATTTCATTCGTAAACTGAACCACCACAGTGAACAGAacaatattgtatgtttttttggtGGTTGTAGCTATAGCCAAACCATAAAATAATATTCTTTGATGCATCACTTCTTATTGAGACCAGTGTTGCCAGGTTTCTCTAGAGAAATAAGTGACCTGGTCAGAaaaaaacaagcccaaaataGGTCACCCCTGTTTTTGAGGGTTGGGGGCATCCGCATATCTCGCAATCTGCATAGAGTACCCCTTCAAATGGGATTTTGTTACAGTTTTCTATTATACTCTGCCAAAAATGTTGTATATTTTCGTTTGTTGAAATGTTTTTAGTCCCTTTCAAAAAGTCCTATCTAAATAAGATATTATTTACAAAGATAATAGGCTGTGTGTGCATTATTGGCTatgaattgtattatttaataaatgtcttGCTGTTTATCTAAAGTAGCTTGTAATATAACGATGCTGAATCAAGTTACTTTAGATGTCAAAATGTAAAAGAAGTTACAGTCTGGTAAAAGAAGTTACAGTCAGTTTGGGGGTTCAGTAATATAGTTTTAAACGCATGCAGCTCTGGCATGAATAACCATTTCTGTACCGTTTCTGTGGAAAAGGTTTATTTGCCTGACACCACACTCATAGCCAATTGTCAATTCCAAGACAACAGCAGTTGTCTTGGAATTGACAGACAGAGAAACTTCATTACATACTATATAACAATTAAGCAGTCATACGTTTAGTCCTATAGGTGCGAACCACTAATAAGCCCAAAATATGCAACTATATtctgtaaataatttaaaaattgtgACCGCccaaatctgtaagaaattTCTTGAAAAAAACAAGCCCACAATCGCTTATAGTAAGTCTGATCTAAATTCCACttgtaatgaaataaatagcAAACAAAATACACCAAATTGCAGGTGTAAACTAAACCATCACATtggacatgaaaaaaaaaaattttatattcTTACATGTTTCCTGGTGGATTATTGCCAAACTTTACAAATAAATCCTTTGATGCATCACTTCTCATTGACACATGGCTGACATCTTGTGAGTCTGATCTCTTCTGATGGATTCCACTTCTAGTAAAACAGAGTACTTTATGTTCATTTGTTCAGATATCCTaagtttattttgcaaaaaaaaaaatacacaagtaCGAATTGGTGGAAATAAAATTAACTGAACTTAAGTAACTGAAAACTTGTAACTTAAGTAACTGAAAACTTGTAATTTGAGTCCTGAGTGCATTT is a window from the Ctenopharyngodon idella isolate HZGC_01 chromosome 15, HZGC01, whole genome shotgun sequence genome containing:
- the LOC127495673 gene encoding protein NLRC3-like codes for the protein MCHIPVFCWISATVLEKMLCGAESGEIPKTLTQMYTHFLILQINFIREKVYEKKVKDKDMVLRLGKLAFQQLVKGNLIFYQEDLWKCGIIEREASVYSGLCNQIFKEEFGMQGKIYCFIHLSVQEHLAALYVHITFMSSKENAFDFINSDLFLISKFLTTFKVLVLGQTLPRVEFLHEVHQRAVNEALKSKSGHLDLFLRFLLGLSLESNQTLLQSILTKTKCHSHCTEETIKYIKKKIQECPSSEKSFNLFHCLNELGDRSLEEEIQHYMSSGSQRGTKLSPSQWSALAFVLLSSGQGWLDEFGLKKYTGPQNTAN